TCCTCAAAGGTATCTACAAACTGGATCGCCACCTCCACCTCGATCTTGTCCATCTCGCTCTTAAAATAGATCGGGTCATGGACCGCGTTCTTGCCGCTGTTTAACTCTTTTACATAAGCAATGATCCCTTCCGGCTCGTGATAGACGATGGTCTCCTCCTCGCCCGCCCGCTTATTGGCATAGTTGATGGTCAGCTTTGGGTTCAAATAGGCCGTCTCGTGCAGACGGCTCTTTAACCAGTCCGCCTTGAACCGGGTCTTCTCAAAGATCTCCCCGTCCGGAAGGAAATTGATCTCCGTTCCGGTCTCCTTAGTCTTCCCCAACACCGGCAAAAGCCCATCCACCAGCTCCACCACCGGGATGCCCCGCTCGTAGGCGTCGTGGTGGATGGCCCCGTTTTTATATACCCTCACGTCCATGCGTGCGGAGAGGGCGTTGACCACGGAGGAACCAACCCCGTGAAGGCCGCCGCTGGTCTTGTAGGCGTCGTTGTCAAACTTGCCTCCTGCGTGCAGGGTGGAGAGCACCACGCGCTCAGCGGACATGCCCTTTTTGTGCATCTCCACCGGGATCCCGCGCCCGCTGTCACGCACCGTGCAGGAACCGTCCTTCTCCAATGTTACCCATATATTGTCACAATACCCCGCCAGGTGCTCGTCCACCGCATTGTCCACAATCTCGTAGATCAAGTGGTTTAAGCCCTTGCTGCCGACTCCTCCGATGTACATACCCGGCCGCTTGCGGACTGCCTCCAGCCCCTCCAGCACGGTAATGCTGTCTGCATTATACTGTGTCTTTGCCATCATACTCCTCCATATCTAGTCTAATCCTATGCTATTATATACAAAGAAAGGGTTAAAAAGCAAGCGTTTATCGAACATCCATCGAACTTACTTTCGATTTTGGGTGGTTTTTTGTGTCTGTGCACAGAAAAAGAGGCGGCCTGCGTCATTTCTGCGCGCTGCCGCCTCATAAAATCGTGCACTCTATTATATTTTTTCCTCTTTATGCCTGCATCAACTGCTTTACAGCACCTTATTAAGGAAACTGATGGTCCTCTCCTCCTTCGGATTGGAAAAGATCTCCTCCGGGGTGCCTTCCTCCACGATATAGCCATCGTCCATGAAGATCACGCGGTCCGCCACCTCTCTGGCAAAACCCATCTCATGGGTCACCACGACCATGGTCATGCCGTCGGCGGCAAGCTGCTTCATAACCTCCAACACTTCCCCGACCATCTCCGGGTCCAGGGCGCTGGTTGGCTCGTCAAACAGCATGATATCCGGGTTCATGGCAAGGGAACGGGCGATCGCCACGCGCTGCTTCTGTCCCCCGGAGAGCTGTCCCGGATAGGCGTCCGCCTTATCCGCCAGACCGACCCTCGCTAAAAGCTCAAGGGCCCTCGCCTTTGCAGACTGCTTATCCATCAGCTTTAACTCAGTCGGCGCCAGGGTGATATTCTCCGTCACCGTCAGATGGGGGAACAGATTAAAATGCTGGAACACCATGCCAATGTTCTCCCGCACCTTGTTGATATTGACATTGGGATCGGAAATGGGATGACCATCTACGACCACCTCTCCCGTCGTGATCTTCTCCAGGCGGTTT
This portion of the Clostridium sp. AN503 genome encodes:
- a CDS encoding amino acid ABC transporter ATP-binding protein — protein: MENSKISVKHLKKNFGKLEVLKSISVEVAEGEVVCLIGPSGSGKSTFLRCLNRLEKITTGEVVVDGHPISDPNVNINKVRENIGMVFQHFNLFPHLTVTENITLAPTELKLMDKQSAKARALELLARVGLADKADAYPGQLSGGQKQRVAIARSLAMNPDIMLFDEPTSALDPEMVGEVLEVMKQLAADGMTMVVVTHEMGFAREVADRVIFMDDGYIVEEGTPEEIFSNPKEERTISFLNKVL